CGATGTACCTGCCAGACGCCTGACGAACCGCCAACAACGGCGAGGGGTGTTCCAGCAGTTCGCTTATTGTCGAAAAGACTTCAGAAAGATCAAACACACCTTCATCGCGCAGCACCACCGGCGAGGGTCCTGCAATCGCACCCGAGACCCAGGCACGGCCGATCAGTGTGCCGGCCAAGCCATCCATTGGCAGGGTGTTTTCGCGCGTCAGTTTCACATGTGCCATAGAGCTTCCAGAGCAGTCAGCCATCAGAGCCGTAAAACTAATGGACCGTCCCCGCAAATCCCAATGAAACAATCTCACTAATCAATGCTGTTTCGTTATCGACAGACAAGGCCTTATCCGATGGAAAACGATCAAATTACTTTTGGCAGTGTCAGCCGATGGCTGAAGATCAAACATTTGGTACTGGTCAATAGCCTGGCCAAGACCCGCAATATGCACACCACGGCCGAACACATGAATGTTACTCAGCCGGCCATCAGCAAATTGCTTCGCGATCTGGAAGTACTCCTGGGGTTCCCGTTGTTTGAGCGTCAAACGCGCAACCTGGTCCTTACCGAACTAGGCGAGTTCGTGGCACGTTATGCGCGTCTTACCTTGGAAGACACGGAATCGTTCGTCGAGCAAGTCAACAAGCTGCGAAAAGGCGGGCATGGCCATTTAAAAATCGGCACCATTTTCGCCGCAACCTCAGTGGTGCTGCCTGAAGCGATCGCCAGCATAAAACGTGAGCGTCCCCTCCTTTCTATCGAGGTGATCGAACAAACCAGTAACCATCTGCTGGAAATGCTCGAACAAAAAAAACTCGATCTGATCATCGCGCGCTTCACGGATGAGGCGTGTCAGCCTTTCGAATTTACCTCGCTGGGACCTGAACCCTTTTGTCTCGTCGTGAACAGCACACACCCGCTGTGCCGACTTGAGGAAGTCCCCACTGAAGCACTCAGCGAATGGCCATGGGTCATGTATCCCTTCAATACGCCGATCCGACAACGCATGGAGCGCGCTTTCAAGATGTTCAAGATCGCCCCGCCAACCAACACAGTGGAGACCATTTCGATGCAAACCTTCCTGCAGCTGCTTCAGTCTGGGCCAATGCTCGCCATGCTGCCCGAGTCCATGGTTCAGTCGCAGTTGCAAAATGGGCAGCTTCAAATCCTCAACACGTCCTTCAAGGTTGAATCACAGGATTACGGGGTTATCACTCGCAAGGATGAGCCCCTGTCAGAGCCGACACGGACGTTCGTTGCGACCTTATTAGAGTTCGCCAGACAGCGGCAAACAGCCACGGAAAAGAGACACCGCAGCAATCTCAAAAAAACTCGATGAGGCAAAGTTATCGAGCAATCGAAAGCTCTCATTAGGCAGCCATTTCTATGAATCCTATAGTGCCGGCACAAAAGTGCGGCGCTATGAGTGACCGCGCACTACCCGGCAGCCCGTGAGGATGCGATGGAACTGATCATGAAAACCGGCGCAGCAGCTGTTCTGCGCTTGAACCCGCTGGACGATGTGCTGATTGCACGCCGACCGCTAGTCGCTGGTGAAACCCTTGAGCTAGAAGGCGTGACGATTCGACAGGCGATTGTACCGGGCCATAAAGTTGCCTCCCGGCGTATCGAAGCAGGCCAACCGGTAAAGCGCTATGGGCAAATCATCGGTTTTGCTGTTGTCGATATAGAAGCAGGCGAGCATGTTCATGTGCACAACCTGGCCATGGGGGAGTTCGCTCGGGATTATGCTTTCAGCGTCGATGCCAAGCCCGATTTCAAACCAAGTGAAGCCCCGTCGTTCATGGGTATCGTGCGCCCGGATGGACGCGTCGCGACACGCAACTACATTGGCATTCTTACGTCGGTGAATTGCTCGGCCACCGTCGCTCGGGCCATCGCAGACCATTTTCGTCGGGACATCAATCCCGCTGCACTGCAAGCGTATCCAAACGTCGACGGTGTTGTTGCTTTAACGCATTCTGCCGGCTGCGCCGTTGATCCTGCGGGGGACGGTTTGAGCATGTTGCGCCGGACATTGGCCGGGTATGCGACCCACGTCAACTTCGCCGCCGTGTTGGTCATCGGGTTGGGCTGCGAAACGAATCAAATCGATTCATTACTCACGACGCAGGGACTCACCCGTAGTAATACTCTGCGCACGTTCAACATTCAGGACAGTGGCGGTACATCCAAGTCCATTGCCAGTGGCATTGAGCACGTCAAGCAATTGCTTGGCGAGGCCAATCAGATTCAGCGTGAACCGGTTAGCGCTCGCCACCTGACCGTTGGGCTTCAGTGCGGTGGTTCAGACGGCTACTCCGGTATCACTGCCAACCCTGCGTTGGGCAATGCAGTGGATCGCCTGGTCGCCTGCGGCGGTACCGCGATTCTTTCCGAAACCCCAGAAATATACGGTGCCGAACACTTGCTAACGCGGCGGGCTGTCAACCGTGAAGTCGGCGAAAAACTTATCGCTCGAATTCATTGGTGGGAACGCTACTGCGAACGTATGGGGGCCGAGTTAAACAACAACCCCTCTGCTGGCAACAAGGCCGGTGGCTTGACCACCATTCTGGAAAAGTCGCTGGGCGCGGTGGCAAAGGCTGGCTCGAGCAATTTGATGGATGTCTACGAATACGCCCAGACCGTCACTGCCAACGGGCTAGTTTTCATGGACACCCCTGGCTATGACCCCGTCTCTGCAACTGGTCAGGTCGCCGGCGGTGCCAACCTGATTGCGTTTACCACCGGTCGTGGATCGGCCTATGGCTGTGCCCCTGCCCCGTCTATCAAGCTGGCGACCAATAGCGCCTTGTGGGCTCGTCAACGAGAAGACATGGACATCAACTGTGGCGAGATTGCCGAAGACACCTTGACCATCGAGGCGTGCGGTGCAGCGATCTTTGAAGCCATGCTGCGCATAGCCTCGGGCGAGCGCAGCATGAGCGAACAACACGGATACGGACAAAATGAGTTCGTGCCTTGGCAGATCGGCGCCGTCACCTGATTTTCAGTCCTGGGAATGCCTTGCCCACCTATCTCTGCTTATTCAACCTGGAGACTACGATGCCCCTCATCACCGGCCAGAACTTTATCGGCGGTCAGCGCAGCGCTGCCGGCAGCATCATCGTCAAGAGCGTGGATGCCAGCACGGGGGAAACCTTGCCCTATGCCTTCCACCAGGCGACCCCGCAAGAAATCGACGACGCTGCCCTCGCAGCCTACAACGCTTTTTCCAGCTACCGCAGCCTGAGCGCGAACAAACGGGCTGAATTTCTCGATGCCATTGCCCAAGAGCTAGAGGCTTTGGACGATGACTTCATTGCGCTGGTTTGCCGGGAAACAGCATTGCCTGCAGCTCGTATTCAGGGCGAACGCGCACGTACCAGTGGTCAGATGCGCTTGTTTGCAAATGTGCTGCGGCGCGGTGACTTCTATGGCGCTCGCATCGACCAAGCGTTACCCCTTCGCAAACCGTTGCCGCGCCCCGACCTTCGCCAGTACCGCACCGCCATCGGTCCGGTTGCCGTGTTTGGTGCCAGTAACTTTCCGCTGGCCTTCTCCACGGCCGGCGGCGATACCGCTTCGGCGCTCGCGGCGGGTTGTCCGGTGGTATTCAAAGCCCACAGCGGCCACATGGCGACCGCAGAACAGGTCGCCAACGCAATTATCCGGGCGGCCGAGCGCAGCGACATGCCCGCCGGTGTCTTCAACATGATTTATGGCAGTGGCGTAGGCGAAGCCTTGGTAAAACACCCGCACATCAAGGGCGTTGGTTTTACCGGCTCGCTCAAAGGCGGTCGGACATTGTGCGATATGGCCGCTGCTCGCCCCGAACCCATTCCAGTCTTCGCCGAGATGTCGAGCATCAACCCGGTAGTGATCCTGCCCCAGGCACTCTCGCGAAGAGCCGACAGTATCGCTCACGATCTTGCCGCCTCGGTGGTTCAAGGTTGTGGCCAGTTTTGCACCAATCCCGGACTGGTAATGGGCATTCGTTCAGATGCTTTCAGCGCCTTTGAGGATCGAGTGGCTGCATTGATGAACGACCAACCGGCACAGACAATGCTCAACGCCGGCACCCTGCGTAGCTATGCGACTGGCTTGCAGAACCTGCACGCACACCCTGGCATCGTGCACCTGGCTGGCAGCGACCAACAGGGTCACCAGGCCCAGCCACAGTTGTTCAAAGCCGACGTAGCGTTGTTGCTTAACGGCGACAAGGTACTTCAAGAAGAAGTATTCGGCCCCACGTCTATCTTCATCGAGGTCACTGACCAGACTCAACTCAACGCCGCCATCAGTGCCCTGCACGGCCAATTGACCGCAACCTTGATTGGTGAGCCTGAAGACCTTACGCAATTCGCAGCGGTGACTGACTTGTTGGAGACTAAGGTTGGCCGCATCCTCATCAATGGCTACCCAACGGGTGTCGAGGTCTGCGATTCAATGGTGCACGGCGGCCCTTATCCAGCGACTTCCGATAGTCGCGGCACCTCGGTCGGAACCTTGGCCATCGACCGCTTCCTGAGACCAGTCTGCTTCCAGAACTACCCCGATGCGTTGCTTCCTGATGCGCTCAAGAACGCGAATCCATTGAACATTTCGAGGCTCGTCGACGGTTCTCTCTCGCGAGATAGCTTGTAGGTTGGCAAACATGCAAGGCGCCACGCAGACGAATTGATTAAGGCGTGCAGGGTTCGCGCGCCTTAAGGTCACCCTGCTGCTCTTACACCCTGTTCGCTCCATTGCACGAGCGCGCTTTGGCGTGCTCGCTCGACTTGGCGACGGCCGTCAGACATATGAACTCAGCACCTCACCAATGACCAGCGTTATGCCTTGATCAACCAGGGAACGACTCCCTTGACAGGGCGGCAATCCTGGTAACAGAATTACTGATGGAACGCAGTTACAATAACAACAATTGAGAAACCGGAGACACGTCATGAATCAGAGCATACCGATCAACGCTCATTCCAAAGGCCAGTCAAAGAAAGCCGCAGCTAGCGGTTGGATCGGCTCGGCACTGGAGTATTACGACTTCTTTATTTACGCGACCGCGGCGGCCTTACTGTTTCCACAGCTGTTTTTTCCATCTGATAACCCAGCGGTCGGCATCATTGCCTCTCTGGCCAGCTTTGGTGTGGGCTATATCGCCCGGCCGATAGGCGCCGTTGTCCTAGGGCATTTGGGTGATCGCCACGGCCGTAAAACAGTTCTGGTCTACTGCATGTTCCTGATGGGCTTCTCGACGATGTGCATCGGGCTTCTGCCAACGTACCAGCAGATCGGAATCTGGGCGCCGCTGCTGCTGGTGACGTTGCGTCTGATTCAGGGTTTCGCGGTGGCCGGGGAGATCTCCTGCGCCAGTTCCATGATTCTCGAACACGCTCCGTCCGGTCGTCGTGGTTACTTCGCAAGCTTTACCCTGCAAGGGGTTCAGGCCGGGCAGCTGCTCGCGGCAGCAGTCTTCTTGCCTCTCGCTCATTTCATGCCTGCGGATCAGTTCGCCGCCTGGGGCTGGCGCATTCCGTTCCTGCTCAGCATCGTCGTAGTCATCATGGGCTATATCATTCGCCGCCAGGTCGATGAGACACCTGCATTTGCCGAGCAAAAAAAACAAGGTGAAGAAGCGACTGTCCTGCCAGTCGTCGAAGTCATCCGGCAGAGCTGGGGTGATCTCTTGCGTGTGATCTGCATGGCACTTGCCGCGGTGATCGCTATTGTCGCCTCGGTATTCGGCGCCACCTACGCGGTCCAACCGGCTTATGGCGTCGGTTTCCCCGCAGGCGTCTATCTGTGGATTCCCCTGCTGGGTAACATGTGCGCGGTCATCCTGATCCCCTTCGTCGGTAACCTCTCAGACAGGATCGGCCGCAGACCCCCAGTCATCATTGGCGTGCTCTGCGCGGGACTGCTCTCGTACGCCTATCTGTACGCTATCAGCGTCCACAACCTGTGGCTTTCGCTAGTGCTCTCCGTGCTCATGTGGGGCGTCGCTTATCAGGGTTTCAACGGTGTATTCCCAAGCCTCTTTCCTGAGTTGTTCCGCACGCGGGTGCGTGTGACTGGCATGGCCATCGGGCAGAACATTGGGACCGCGATGACTGCCTTTCTCCCAGCAATCTTCGTTACTGTAGCCCCCCGGGCTCCGAAAATATCCCACTAAAAATCGGTTCTCTTACATTAGGTATCTGTGTTGTCGCTGCGATCGCGGCGTTCACTACACGTGAAACCTACCGGATTCGCCTTGAAGATCTCGGCAAGCGCACCGCAGTACCTATTGCCAAAGAAGAATACGATCGCATGCGGGCCGAAGCGATGCGGGGCACAGCTCAGACAGACGTACCGAAGAATCTGGCTGGCCAGCTGCGCTCGTAACGACTTCGACGATCAAACTGGTGCGACCATTCGGCTTTCGCGACCCACACAGGCCCAACGGGCAGAGCAGCAGCCTGCGCTCGGCACTGGCCAATGCCTCGCCATCGACGCGGTGCATGAGCCAAGAAGCTGCCAGGACGCCTCTTCCCGTCAACATCAAATATCAGGCAACCATGGCTTCACATATCACAGGAACAACTCGGCTTTATGGATTGGTCGGTCATCCGCTGACGGCTGCCAAGTCTCCGCAACTATTCAACCGACTCTTTATAGAGCAGCAGGCAGACGCGGTTTGTGTTCCATTGGAGGTCAAGGCCGATGACCTGCCCGCGTTCGTGACGGGGGCCAGGGCACTGAACAATCTCGCAGGCATCCTGGTCACCATGCCTCATAAGCAAAGTATGCTGGCTGTTGTCGACGAACTTCATCCGACCGCGCGTCAAGTCGGTGCTATCAACGTCATTCGTTGCGAGGCAGACGGACGCTGGGTCGGTGCCGTATTCGATGGCCTCGGCTGTGTGCTTGGCATGCAATGGGAAGGCTACCACCCAGCAAACAAAAACGTTCTTTTGGTAGGCGCTGGAGGCGCAGGCAGAGCGATCGCATTTGCCATCGCAGCGGCGGGTGCTCGATCGCTCACTATCGGCGATGTCGACGCACACCGAGCCGAGGATCTGGCGAAAGCGGTTGCTGCCGAAACAGGTTGCATCACGCAGGCCGGCCCAGCCGACCCACATGGCTATGAAATCGTGATCAATGCCACGCCCCTAGGCATGAGCAAGAATGATCCTATGCCTGTGGACCCTGACCGGCTGGAACCCGGCACCCTCGTCGTGGATATCATCAACTCACCGGATTCGACACCGCTTTGCGATGCGGCGCGTAAACGAGGTTGTCGTACACAGGACGGGGGCCCTATGCACAAAGGTCAGGCACTGCTTGCCCTGCGCTTCCTTGGGTTCGATTACCACCCCGATAACGTAACAGCACCGCGCCAGGAGTGATTGCATATGAAAGTTGCGTTACTGGAGGTCAGCCATTGGCATGTCCCGCTGTATCTGAATGCTCTCGAGACCAATGGGGTCCAAGTGGTGGCCGTATCGGATTCGGAACACGTGAAGGGTGAGGCCATTGCCGCACGATTCAAATGCCCTTTGTATAGCTCATCCTACGAGTTGCTTGAACGCGAGGAGGTCGATTTTGCTTTCGTGTTCGGCAGGCATTCGCAAATGCCGTCGCTGGCAGAGGCCGTGATCGCACGAAACATCCCCTTTGCCCTGGAGAAACCCTGCGGCATCAACATGGCGCAGGTCACCCGGCTACGTGAGCTGGCCGAACAAGCCAATCTCTACTGTGCTGTACCGCTGATCTTCCGCATGAGTGAACTGCTGAGTGCTCTGCAAGATGCCGAGGGCGGCTTGGCAGCGGACTTCAACTACATGTCTTTCCGCTTCATTGTAGGTCCGCCCGCACGTTATGAAACGGCAGGCTCAGGCTGGGCCATCGATCCCGCTTTTTCAGGAGGCGGATCCACGATCAACGTGGCGACGCACTTCATCGATCTCTTCAGGCTATTGACCGGCAAGGAGGTCTCGCGAGTCTCAGCCGTCATGAATTCACTGACGCATCGGGGGGCCGTCGAAGACTATTCGTTATTGACCCTGCAGACGGAAGATGGCGTGATCGGTGTTGTGGAAACGGGATACAGCTTCCCCAGTACCGTTGATGAGCAGCGCGAGTTCTCCTTCACCCTTTCATCTGATCGCATGTATGCCAAATCCGGCCCAGACCGCATCGAAATAAGGGATCGACAGAACCTTGCCGCTGGCACTCGAAGCCGCCGACTACAACTGGACACTGACGTCTATTACCCATTGTTCGTCAAGCAAGTGCTTGCTGAATGCCGAAACGGGGCCAAGCCCATTGCATCATTACGCGACGCTGAGGCAATCATGCAGGTCATGGACGCGGCCTACGCTTCAGCTCGGCAAGGAGGTACGCTTTTGACAATTACTCCGACGCCGGGATGATTGGAGCCGCCCAGCTGAATCCGATACCTGAGCAGCTCACGCCCCACATCATCGCTTTGGGGCTCTCCCCGTCTACCGGGCGGCTGCGTGTCAGCCGCTTCGAATAGGCTCGACGACTTTCTTTGGGCCGAGAAGCTAGCACCAATCCAGATAACGAAACGCGCCTGCGCGCCAAGGCCCCGGTGACTTTGGCAATCAAGCATCAGGACGCTCCGCCCAGCAACCGCTCGATGCTTCCCGCTGCCAGGCCTGCTGCATGTGATTGATGACTTCTTCGTCCGAAGTCTGGGCAAAATTCAAATACCAATAACGATCGATATCAACCACTCGGGAATGAGCGGGCAAATCACTTCATTCACTTCATTCACTTCATTCACTTCATTCACTTCATTCACTTCATTCACTTCATTCACTTCGTTGCGCAAAGCCTCGACTGTTTCCCGCGGAGCAACCGGCACCGCGACAACGATGCGCCCCTCCAATGAGCCACCGTTCGATCAGGTAGACATCACTGCAGCTTGTCATCAAGGTCAATGAAACTATCGGCCTGCCAATCCCAATCCTGGGCGTCGGCGGCATCGGGGGCAGGTGCACCAGCATATTCCATGGGCCGGTCGATATAGGCCGTCATCAGGCCGCAATCCCTGGCGGCTGCAAGATCGCTGTGGTGGCAAGCCACCAGGCAGAGCTCATTGGGTTTGAGATCCAGCGCCCTTGCCGTGGACAGGTACGCGGCGGGATCCGGTTTATAGGTTTGCGCGAACTCCGCCCCCAGCAGCGCGTCCCACTGCAAGCCGTTGTAGCGGTTCATGGCGACCATCAAGGCCACGTTGGCATTGGACAAGGTCACCACCGCAAAGCGTCGACGCAACAGGGCCAGGCCCTCGGCCACGTCAGGCCAAGGGTCCAGGCGGCGCCAGGCATGGGCAAGCGTGTGCAATACCTCGGGGTCAACCTGGTCGACTTCCAGGCCATAAGTCGTCAACAACTGGACCAGCGTCTCGTAGTGCAGTTTATCCAGGACAACGAAGCCTCCATGCCCCTTGATGCACTCGCGCAGCGCTGGCGAATACAACCGGCGCCATTGCATTGCAAATTCAGCAGGGCTGACCGCAGGCAGGTA
The sequence above is drawn from the Pseudomonas sp. St316 genome and encodes:
- a CDS encoding LysR family transcriptional regulator; this translates as MENDQITFGSVSRWLKIKHLVLVNSLAKTRNMHTTAEHMNVTQPAISKLLRDLEVLLGFPLFERQTRNLVLTELGEFVARYARLTLEDTESFVEQVNKLRKGGHGHLKIGTIFAATSVVLPEAIASIKRERPLLSIEVIEQTSNHLLEMLEQKKLDLIIARFTDEACQPFEFTSLGPEPFCLVVNSTHPLCRLEEVPTEALSEWPWVMYPFNTPIRQRMERAFKMFKIAPPTNTVETISMQTFLQLLQSGPMLAMLPESMVQSQLQNGQLQILNTSFKVESQDYGVITRKDEPLSEPTRTFVATLLEFARQRQTATEKRHRSNLKKTR
- a CDS encoding altronate dehydratase family protein, with the protein product MELIMKTGAAAVLRLNPLDDVLIARRPLVAGETLELEGVTIRQAIVPGHKVASRRIEAGQPVKRYGQIIGFAVVDIEAGEHVHVHNLAMGEFARDYAFSVDAKPDFKPSEAPSFMGIVRPDGRVATRNYIGILTSVNCSATVARAIADHFRRDINPAALQAYPNVDGVVALTHSAGCAVDPAGDGLSMLRRTLAGYATHVNFAAVLVIGLGCETNQIDSLLTTQGLTRSNTLRTFNIQDSGGTSKSIASGIEHVKQLLGEANQIQREPVSARHLTVGLQCGGSDGYSGITANPALGNAVDRLVACGGTAILSETPEIYGAEHLLTRRAVNREVGEKLIARIHWWERYCERMGAELNNNPSAGNKAGGLTTILEKSLGAVAKAGSSNLMDVYEYAQTVTANGLVFMDTPGYDPVSATGQVAGGANLIAFTTGRGSAYGCAPAPSIKLATNSALWARQREDMDINCGEIAEDTLTIEACGAAIFEAMLRIASGERSMSEQHGYGQNEFVPWQIGAVT
- a CDS encoding aldehyde dehydrogenase (NADP(+)), which produces MPLITGQNFIGGQRSAAGSIIVKSVDASTGETLPYAFHQATPQEIDDAALAAYNAFSSYRSLSANKRAEFLDAIAQELEALDDDFIALVCRETALPAARIQGERARTSGQMRLFANVLRRGDFYGARIDQALPLRKPLPRPDLRQYRTAIGPVAVFGASNFPLAFSTAGGDTASALAAGCPVVFKAHSGHMATAEQVANAIIRAAERSDMPAGVFNMIYGSGVGEALVKHPHIKGVGFTGSLKGGRTLCDMAAARPEPIPVFAEMSSINPVVILPQALSRRADSIAHDLAASVVQGCGQFCTNPGLVMGIRSDAFSAFEDRVAALMNDQPAQTMLNAGTLRSYATGLQNLHAHPGIVHLAGSDQQGHQAQPQLFKADVALLLNGDKVLQEEVFGPTSIFIEVTDQTQLNAAISALHGQLTATLIGEPEDLTQFAAVTDLLETKVGRILINGYPTGVEVCDSMVHGGPYPATSDSRGTSVGTLAIDRFLRPVCFQNYPDALLPDALKNANPLNISRLVDGSLSRDSL
- a CDS encoding shikimate dehydrogenase produces the protein MSQEAARTPLPVNIKYQATMASHITGTTRLYGLVGHPLTAAKSPQLFNRLFIEQQADAVCVPLEVKADDLPAFVTGARALNNLAGILVTMPHKQSMLAVVDELHPTARQVGAINVIRCEADGRWVGAVFDGLGCVLGMQWEGYHPANKNVLLVGAGGAGRAIAFAIAAAGARSLTIGDVDAHRAEDLAKAVAAETGCITQAGPADPHGYEIVINATPLGMSKNDPMPVDPDRLEPGTLVVDIINSPDSTPLCDAARKRGCRTQDGGPMHKGQALLALRFLGFDYHPDNVTAPRQE
- a CDS encoding Gfo/Idh/MocA family oxidoreductase, with the translated sequence MKVALLEVSHWHVPLYLNALETNGVQVVAVSDSEHVKGEAIAARFKCPLYSSSYELLEREEVDFAFVFGRHSQMPSLAEAVIARNIPFALEKPCGINMAQVTRLRELAEQANLYCAVPLIFRMSELLSALQDAEGGLAADFNYMSFRFIVGPPARYETAGSGWAIDPAFSGGGSTINVATHFIDLFRLLTGKEVSRVSAVMNSLTHRGAVEDYSLLTLQTEDGVIGVVETGYSFPSTVDEQREFSFTLSSDRMYAKSGPDRIEIRDRQNLAAGTRSRRLQLDTDVYYPLFVKQVLAECRNGAKPIASLRDAEAIMQVMDAAYASARQGGTLLTITPTPG
- a CDS encoding haloacid dehalogenase type II, with translation MTLPRALAFDVFGTVVDWHSGVAREASAFVSTYLPAVSPAEFAMQWRRLYSPALRECIKGHGGFVVLDKLHYETLVQLLTTYGLEVDQVDPEVLHTLAHAWRRLDPWPDVAEGLALLRRRFAVVTLSNANVALMVAMNRYNGLQWDALLGAEFAQTYKPDPAAYLSTARALDLKPNELCLVACHHSDLAAARDCGLMTAYIDRPMEYAGAPAPDAADAQDWDWQADSFIDLDDKLQ